Proteins from one Deinococcus sp. AB2017081 genomic window:
- a CDS encoding phage baseplate assembly protein V gives MTAPVLTRPTAVLRVVLAGQPLEVWDGAVHALRVMQRLSLPAACELVLRGPGLPPAQPGDPLVVEDAHGGPAVFTGEVSAVGVEFLAGGTREVRVRAYDPLQRLRRRQTARVHAGQDLRTLAEELAAGLGLDVQLDVPALTRTWGAQVRQSDFDVLRRLSERSGRAFRVQGGHLDFVGPAGDGTVTLLRLGQDLLEVRVERGADPACESVEVRGWNVLTVQAVQGRAGEGGARQIVGVPAENDEEAQWLAQAELDWRARAAHTCRGVSLGDPRLRPGGGVRLEGLGDGLDGGFVLTEVTHRVEAGLGFVTEFGSAPLPPPVPPVPGATLGVVSQVDDPDTLGRVRVTLPAQGDLESGWLPVLSLAAGPDRGLMLLPDVGDTVLVLLPAGDGSSGVVLGGLYGAGGMPDSGIEGGQTRRYTLRTAVGQQVVLDAAAGVLRLEDGQGSAVELTPEALRVHARNRLILEAPGQDVLIRGGRINFERA, from the coding sequence ATGACAGCACCCGTGCTGACGAGGCCGACAGCGGTGCTGCGCGTGGTGCTGGCCGGGCAGCCCCTGGAGGTCTGGGACGGTGCGGTGCACGCCCTGCGGGTCATGCAGCGCCTGTCTCTGCCGGCCGCCTGCGAACTGGTACTGCGGGGGCCCGGCCTGCCGCCCGCGCAACCCGGCGACCCGCTGGTGGTCGAGGACGCGCACGGCGGGCCGGCGGTGTTCACGGGCGAGGTCTCGGCCGTGGGTGTCGAATTCCTGGCGGGCGGCACGAGGGAGGTGCGCGTGCGCGCTTACGACCCCCTCCAGCGCCTGCGCCGTCGCCAGACCGCTCGGGTGCACGCCGGCCAGGATCTGCGCACCCTCGCGGAGGAACTCGCCGCCGGACTGGGGCTGGATGTGCAGCTCGACGTGCCGGCCCTGACCCGGACGTGGGGCGCGCAGGTGCGGCAGTCAGATTTCGACGTGCTGCGGCGCCTCAGTGAACGCAGCGGCCGGGCCTTCCGGGTGCAGGGCGGACATCTCGACTTCGTGGGGCCCGCCGGGGACGGCACCGTGACCCTGCTGCGGCTGGGTCAGGATCTGCTGGAGGTGCGCGTGGAACGGGGCGCCGATCCCGCCTGCGAGTCGGTGGAGGTGCGTGGCTGGAACGTCCTGACCGTCCAGGCCGTGCAGGGCCGCGCCGGAGAGGGCGGTGCCCGCCAGATTGTAGGCGTGCCGGCCGAGAACGACGAGGAGGCGCAGTGGCTGGCGCAGGCGGAACTGGACTGGCGCGCCCGCGCCGCGCACACCTGCCGGGGCGTGAGTCTGGGCGACCCGCGCCTGAGGCCGGGCGGCGGCGTGCGCCTGGAGGGCCTGGGGGATGGCCTGGACGGCGGGTTCGTGCTGACCGAGGTCACGCACCGCGTCGAGGCCGGCCTGGGCTTCGTCACCGAGTTCGGCAGTGCCCCCCTGCCGCCACCCGTCCCGCCGGTGCCGGGGGCGACCCTGGGCGTGGTGTCGCAGGTGGACGATCCTGACACGCTCGGGCGGGTGCGCGTGACCCTGCCCGCCCAGGGCGACCTGGAGAGCGGGTGGCTCCCCGTGCTAAGCCTGGCCGCCGGGCCGGATCGGGGCCTGATGCTCCTGCCGGACGTGGGCGACACGGTGCTGGTGCTGCTGCCCGCCGGGGACGGCAGCTCCGGCGTGGTGCTGGGCGGCCTGTACGGGGCGGGGGGCATGCCTGACAGCGGCATCGAGGGCGGACAGACCCGGCGCTACACGCTGCGCACGGCGGTCGGGCAGCAGGTCGTGCTGGACGCGGCGGCCGGCGTGCTGCGCCTGGAGGACGGCCAGGGCAGCGCCGTGGAACTCACCCCGGAGGCCCTGCGGGTTCATGCCCGGAACCGGCTGATCCTGGAAGCGCCGGGGCAGGACGTCCTGATCCGGGGTGGGCGCATCAACTTCGAGAGGGCCTGA
- a CDS encoding baseplate J/gp47 family protein: protein MALPLPNMDDRTFEQLREAAIARARQSAPDWTDFSAGEPGTVLLEAFAFLTDTMIYRLNRLPQRAYVEFLRLLGVVMLPPSAARVTLRFTRTGSPDAALRLPAGTCVTSGATASGTASVFSTLRDAELPAGSGGVDVPAIHAEFVVGELLGVTGAAGGTFTVARPPIVAPVTDAQGADLIVAVEAQPAEVQPSTPIMTWEGKVYRIAREVPFFSAGGGDPQSYLADRLAGSVTFPPGAAGRPPPVAAGREVRAWYWRGGGEDGNVAPGTLTTVQGTWPGVMVTNPAAASGGQAAETLDRALVRGPQHIRHQHRAVTASDYEFIALAHARSVARARAFTQRELWAHGTPGTVGLVLVPEVPPGERAQLTPERLLGAQQPEVLGNIGRAVEARRILGTACDVQWARCKTVRVSARIVARRYQNREQIRARVLERLQLTINPLPTAHSEHGWRFGQTLRASDVYGVALAEPGVAWVDRVGLSVDEQPGGEVRALDRDAFQPGTWYAACGERVFRSLNDGEGWEAVLTVPGEALRLVRAHPAQPGVLAAVAETAAQGVTVRVSLDCGESWQPPQTLDVKVQDAAWVTRAGQVSLLLATDTGLLDVLVVPGGVRVTPLAVTPGTPNLPLYAVAAHHDPQGDVTVAVAAQSLGGVYLSGGGGSKSFRAIGLNTLDVRVLAVQRDGGRAFLWAGLAAVGDEDGPGCRRWELRGQEDPPEGWVTHSAGWQGGSCLALAFTPDAAYAASHHMGVARWPLAAGAATWAAPAVDSGLPLNDQRRFERVRAVAAAPQLVLAGGPWGLRVSRDAGQTYQPVVPEGGADAVTLPPTWLFCSGAHDIEVVDEDEATRP from the coding sequence ATGGCGTTGCCCCTCCCGAACATGGACGACCGCACCTTCGAGCAGCTGCGCGAAGCGGCCATCGCCCGCGCACGCCAGAGCGCCCCCGACTGGACAGACTTCTCGGCCGGCGAGCCGGGCACGGTGCTGCTCGAAGCCTTCGCGTTCCTGACCGACACCATGATCTACCGCCTCAACCGCCTGCCGCAGCGGGCCTACGTGGAGTTCCTGCGGCTGCTGGGTGTGGTGATGCTGCCGCCCTCGGCCGCGCGGGTCACGCTTCGCTTCACACGCACCGGGTCGCCGGACGCCGCGCTCCGCCTTCCGGCGGGTACCTGCGTGACCAGCGGGGCGACCGCGTCCGGCACGGCGTCCGTGTTCTCCACCCTCCGGGACGCTGAGCTGCCCGCCGGCAGCGGTGGCGTCGACGTCCCCGCCATCCACGCCGAGTTCGTCGTGGGCGAGCTGCTGGGCGTCACTGGCGCGGCCGGCGGCACCTTCACCGTGGCCCGGCCACCCATCGTCGCGCCGGTCACCGACGCGCAGGGGGCCGACCTGATCGTGGCGGTCGAGGCCCAGCCCGCCGAGGTGCAGCCCAGCACGCCGATCATGACCTGGGAGGGGAAGGTGTACCGGATCGCCCGCGAGGTGCCGTTCTTCAGTGCCGGGGGGGGCGACCCGCAGAGTTATCTGGCCGACCGGCTGGCCGGCAGCGTGACCTTCCCACCCGGCGCGGCGGGCCGCCCGCCCCCGGTCGCGGCGGGCCGCGAGGTGCGCGCGTGGTACTGGCGTGGCGGTGGCGAGGACGGCAACGTGGCCCCCGGCACCCTGACCACCGTGCAGGGCACGTGGCCCGGTGTCATGGTGACCAACCCGGCCGCCGCGTCCGGTGGGCAGGCGGCCGAGACGCTGGACCGCGCCCTGGTGCGTGGTCCCCAGCACATCCGGCACCAGCACCGCGCGGTGACGGCCTCCGACTACGAGTTCATCGCGCTGGCGCACGCCCGCTCGGTGGCCCGGGCGCGGGCGTTCACGCAGCGCGAGCTGTGGGCGCACGGCACGCCCGGCACCGTGGGGCTGGTGCTGGTGCCCGAGGTGCCGCCCGGTGAGCGCGCGCAGCTCACGCCGGAGCGGCTGCTGGGCGCGCAGCAGCCCGAGGTGCTGGGGAATATCGGCCGGGCCGTCGAGGCGCGGCGCATCCTGGGCACCGCCTGCGACGTGCAGTGGGCCCGCTGCAAGACCGTGCGGGTCAGCGCGCGGATCGTGGCGCGGCGCTATCAGAACCGCGAGCAGATCCGCGCGCGCGTGCTGGAACGCCTGCAGCTGACCATCAACCCGCTGCCCACCGCCCACAGCGAGCACGGCTGGCGCTTCGGCCAGACGCTGCGCGCCTCGGACGTGTACGGCGTGGCGCTGGCCGAGCCGGGCGTGGCGTGGGTAGACCGGGTCGGTCTGTCCGTGGACGAGCAGCCCGGGGGCGAGGTGCGCGCGCTGGATCGTGACGCCTTCCAGCCGGGCACGTGGTACGCCGCGTGCGGCGAGCGCGTCTTCCGCTCGCTGAATGACGGCGAGGGCTGGGAGGCGGTGCTGACCGTGCCGGGCGAAGCGCTGCGGCTGGTGCGCGCCCACCCCGCGCAGCCCGGTGTCCTGGCTGCGGTGGCAGAGACGGCCGCGCAGGGCGTGACCGTCCGGGTGTCGCTCGATTGCGGCGAGAGCTGGCAGCCCCCGCAGACCCTGGACGTGAAGGTGCAGGACGCCGCGTGGGTCACGCGCGCGGGGCAGGTGTCGCTGCTGCTCGCCACCGATACCGGCCTGCTGGATGTGCTCGTGGTGCCTGGAGGCGTGCGCGTGACGCCGCTGGCCGTCACGCCGGGCACCCCCAATCTGCCGCTGTACGCCGTGGCAGCCCATCACGACCCACAGGGCGACGTGACGGTCGCGGTCGCGGCACAGTCGCTGGGCGGGGTGTACCTGTCGGGGGGTGGGGGCAGCAAGTCCTTCCGCGCCATCGGTCTGAACACCCTGGACGTGCGGGTGCTGGCGGTGCAGCGTGACGGTGGCCGCGCCTTCCTGTGGGCGGGCCTGGCGGCGGTGGGCGACGAGGACGGCCCCGGCTGCCGGCGCTGGGAACTGCGCGGCCAGGAGGATCCCCCGGAGGGCTGGGTCACCCACAGCGCCGGCTGGCAGGGCGGCAGCTGTCTCGCGCTGGCCTTCACGCCGGACGCCGCCTACGCCGCGTCGCATCACATGGGGGTGGCGAGGTGGCCCCTCGCGGCGGGCGCGGCCACCTGGGCGGCGCCGGCGGTGGACAGTGGCCTCCCGCTGAACGACCAGCGGCGCTTCGAGCGCGTGCGGGCCGTGGCTGCGGCGCCGCAGCTCGTCCTGGCCGGCGGGCCGTGGGGCCTGCGGGTCAGCCGCGACGCCGGGCAGACCTACCAGCCGGTCGTGCCGGAGGGCGGGGCCGACGCCGTGACCCTGCCGCCCACGTGGCTGTTCTGCTCCGGTGCGCATGACATCGAGGTGGTGGATGAGGATGAAGCGACCCGACCTTGA
- a CDS encoding phage tail sheath family protein, with product MPNYLAPDVYVEEVPGGPRPIEAVGTSTAAFIGAAPDADALTQGIRAVTNWSEFQRLYAAQGQAGTDLSQAVFGFFQNGGQRCYVVNTGPARDLGAALNLVAQRDDVAIVAAPGFTDAASYDALLTHCETLGDRVAILDAPRDVPDVMALTRVARPVPAVRAGADTSTREGAERDGPGRPPPGELDGLRPRQSDNGYGALYFPWLRVRDPGNPAELIDVPPSGHMAGIWARTDAMRGVHKAPANEAVRGALDLSYHLTRAEQEQLNSHGVNCVRFFSSEGVRVWGARTVAASASEFRYLNVRRLFNMIKESIALSTRWIVFEPNDETLWKSIRRDVNAFLLRLWRDGALMGRTPQEAFFVKCDRETNPPEVIDAGQVVTLIGVAPVKPAEFIVFRLSQMDQRSDTQGPGE from the coding sequence ATGCCGAACTATCTTGCGCCGGATGTCTACGTCGAGGAAGTGCCGGGCGGCCCGCGCCCGATCGAGGCGGTGGGCACGAGCACGGCCGCCTTCATCGGCGCCGCGCCGGACGCGGACGCGCTGACGCAGGGCATCCGCGCGGTCACCAACTGGTCGGAATTCCAGCGGCTGTACGCCGCACAGGGGCAGGCGGGCACCGACCTGTCGCAGGCGGTGTTCGGCTTCTTCCAGAACGGCGGTCAGCGCTGCTACGTGGTGAACACCGGCCCGGCGCGCGACCTGGGGGCGGCCCTGAACCTCGTCGCGCAGCGCGACGACGTGGCGATCGTGGCGGCGCCGGGCTTCACCGACGCGGCCAGTTACGACGCCCTGCTGACCCACTGCGAGACGCTGGGCGACCGCGTGGCCATTCTGGACGCCCCGCGCGACGTGCCGGACGTGATGGCCCTGACGCGGGTGGCCCGCCCGGTGCCGGCGGTCCGCGCGGGGGCGGACACGTCCACCCGGGAAGGAGCGGAGCGAGACGGCCCTGGCCGGCCCCCGCCCGGCGAGTTGGACGGGCTGCGGCCCCGGCAGTCCGACAATGGGTACGGCGCGCTGTACTTCCCGTGGCTGAGGGTGCGTGATCCGGGCAATCCGGCCGAACTGATCGACGTCCCGCCGAGTGGCCATATGGCGGGTATCTGGGCGCGCACCGACGCGATGCGCGGCGTCCACAAGGCCCCGGCCAACGAGGCGGTCCGCGGGGCGCTCGACCTGAGCTACCACCTCACGCGGGCTGAGCAGGAGCAGCTCAACAGCCACGGTGTGAACTGCGTTCGCTTCTTCTCCAGTGAGGGTGTGCGGGTGTGGGGGGCGCGCACGGTCGCCGCCAGTGCCAGCGAGTTCCGTTACCTGAACGTCCGGCGGCTGTTCAACATGATCAAGGAGTCGATTGCCCTGAGCACGCGCTGGATCGTGTTCGAGCCGAACGACGAGACGCTGTGGAAGTCAATCCGCCGGGACGTCAATGCCTTCCTGCTGCGGCTGTGGCGGGATGGAGCGCTCATGGGCCGCACGCCCCAGGAGGCGTTCTTCGTCAAGTGCGACCGGGAGACCAATCCGCCGGAGGTGATCGACGCCGGGCAGGTGGTCACGCTGATCGGCGTGGCCCCGGTCAAGCCAGCAGAGTTCATTGTGTTCCGCCTGAGCCAGATGGATCAGCGCAGCGACACGCAGGGGCCGGGTGAATGA
- a CDS encoding phage tail protein, which produces MRVPENLDPYRSYNFKIVIQGVVEGHFTQCSGLGVRVGVIRYREGGNGQVARALPGRVEYADVELKYGLTKSRELWDWLMTAVQGEVVRKNVSILMLDAQGTQEVMRWNLVNAWPSQWRGAVLDAMSQEAALEHLTLVYDTLERA; this is translated from the coding sequence ATGAGGGTGCCAGAGAATCTCGATCCGTACCGAAGCTACAACTTCAAGATCGTCATCCAGGGCGTGGTGGAAGGGCATTTCACGCAGTGCAGCGGCCTCGGCGTGCGCGTGGGCGTGATCCGCTACCGCGAGGGTGGCAACGGCCAGGTCGCCCGCGCGCTGCCGGGCCGCGTGGAGTACGCGGACGTGGAGCTGAAGTATGGCCTCACCAAGTCCCGCGAGCTGTGGGACTGGTTGATGACGGCCGTGCAGGGCGAGGTCGTCCGCAAGAATGTCTCGATCCTGATGCTCGACGCGCAGGGCACGCAGGAGGTCATGCGCTGGAACCTCGTGAACGCGTGGCCGTCGCAGTGGCGGGGTGCAGTGCTGGACGCCATGAGCCAGGAAGCTGCGCTGGAGCACCTGACGCTGGTGTACGACACCCTCGAGCGCGCATGA
- a CDS encoding GPW/gp25 family protein: MTAPDQGWRFVHPDLDAGEASADGPGLRLAPGGGVQVARGGALVRQALLLLLSTRPGERVMRPAYGCHLPRLMFAPNDDTTAGLAIHYVRQAIERWEPRAQILQLDAGRDPGAPEVLRVTLRYRVRATLHEDELQLRLNLAGGT, from the coding sequence ATGACCGCGCCGGATCAGGGCTGGCGCTTCGTGCACCCGGATCTGGACGCCGGCGAGGCGAGTGCGGACGGGCCGGGGCTGCGGCTGGCACCGGGCGGGGGCGTGCAGGTGGCGCGCGGCGGGGCGCTGGTGCGGCAGGCCCTGCTCCTGCTGCTCTCGACCCGGCCCGGCGAGCGGGTCATGCGGCCCGCCTACGGCTGCCACCTGCCCCGGCTGATGTTCGCGCCGAACGACGACACGACCGCCGGGCTGGCGATCCACTACGTGAGACAGGCCATCGAGCGCTGGGAGCCGCGTGCCCAGATCCTGCAGCTGGACGCCGGCCGCGACCCGGGCGCGCCGGAGGTGCTGCGCGTGACCCTGCGCTACCGCGTGCGCGCGACCCTGCACGAGGACGAACTCCAGCTGCGGCTGAACCTCGCGGGAGGGACGTGA
- a CDS encoding carboxypeptidase-like regulatory domain-containing protein yields the protein MFDGVSQRLTTWATTQGAGAVVFAGDAPHDSTLAARLSLLGILPFPPPRTLTRAPLRFRLRYLVTCPSTTPEAQTLLGRLLVSALQEPELQVELGDIAPEWWSALGWPPQPAFWLLVPVSVPLAEPTAPLAREHVLSVQTSGRAWRRGTVTDARGQPVAGARVQLGGAPEPLYTDASGHFELAARPEDTLHVAAVVDGQVREVRVQPPGRDAGWPVQVPPPE from the coding sequence ATGTTCGATGGAGTGAGTCAGCGTCTGACCACCTGGGCCACCACGCAGGGGGCCGGCGCGGTCGTCTTCGCCGGGGACGCCCCACACGACAGCACGCTGGCCGCGCGGCTGAGCCTGCTGGGAATCCTGCCATTTCCGCCGCCGCGCACCCTGACCCGCGCGCCGCTGCGCTTCCGGTTGCGCTACCTGGTGACCTGCCCGTCCACCACGCCAGAGGCGCAGACCCTGCTGGGACGGCTGCTGGTCAGTGCCCTGCAGGAGCCGGAGCTGCAGGTCGAACTGGGTGACATCGCGCCGGAGTGGTGGTCGGCGCTGGGCTGGCCCCCCCAGCCGGCCTTCTGGCTGCTCGTGCCGGTCAGTGTGCCGCTGGCGGAGCCGACCGCCCCGCTGGCCCGGGAACACGTGCTCAGCGTGCAGACCTCCGGGCGGGCGTGGCGGCGCGGCACCGTGACCGACGCCCGGGGCCAGCCGGTGGCCGGCGCCCGCGTGCAGCTCGGCGGTGCCCCGGAACCGCTGTACACCGACGCCTCCGGGCACTTTGAGCTGGCCGCCCGGCCGGAGGACACGCTGCACGTGGCGGCCGTGGTCGACGGACAGGTGCGGGAGGTGCGCGTTCAGCCGCCGGGGCGGGACGCCGGATGGCCGGTGCAGGTGCCGCCCCCCGAGTAG